From Paenibacillus sp.:
CGGGCAGGCGCTGCATCAGGACAATTTCTACCTGAAGGTGGAGCCGGGCAACTGCATCGCCGCGTGGACGGCAGTCGATCCGGCCGACGAGGAGAACGGGGGCTTGCTCGTCGTGCCGAAGACGCAGGCGCACGAGATCGTCTGTCCGGAGCGGGCGGACGCGCGGGAATCGTTCACGACGCATTTCGTGAAGCCGCCCGAAGGGAAGAAACCGGTGCCGATCGTCATGGAAGCGGGGGATGTGCTGTTCTTCAACGGCAACTTGATACACGGCTCGTACCGGAACAAATCGAAGGACCGGTTCCGCCGCTCGTTCATCTGCCATTACGCGAACGCGTCCGCCGCGCGCATCTCGAGTTATTACCGGCCCTTGTACCGCGCCGACGGCACGGAGGTCGAGCTCGAAACGAATCCGGACGGCGGCCCGTGCGGCGTGGAGTACGCCTACTACGGCGCGCACTGACGTTTTCAAAAAAATAACGCCGTCTTCCCGCTAAGGGAAGGCGGCGTCCTTACGTTTTATAAAAACTTAATGCACACGGGCTTCGATACGTTCAGCCGGTGGCCGGTCGGGCGCAGCTTGCCGGTGGCGGCGTTGCGGCGGAATACGACGACGTCGTTCGTATCCCGGTTCGCCGCCAGCACGTACGAGCCGTCCGGCGTCAGCGCGAAGTTGCGCGGATGCGCTCCGAGCACGCTCGCGTGCTCGACCCAGCTCAGGCGGCCGTCGACGTCGATCCGGTACACGACGATGCTGTCGTGGCCCCGATTGGAACCGTACAAAAATTTGCCGTCCGGGGAAACGTGAATGTCGGCGCACGCGTTGTCGCCGCGGAAATCGTCGGGCAGCGTCGCCACCGTTTGGATTTCCGACAGCTCGCCGCTCATTTCGTCGTAAGCGTATACGGCGACCGTCGAGTTCAGCTCGTTGATGGCGTAGCCGAGCATGCGCGACGGATGGAACGCGAAGTGGCGCGGTCCCGCGCCCGGCGCGGCGGCCACGCTCGACGCGTACGTCAGCTTGCCGGACGCGTCGTCGAGCCGGTAGGTCACGATCCGGTCGGCGCCGAGATCGCACACGACGGCGAACCGGTTGTTGCGGTCGATCGTCGCGGAATGCGCCCGCGGCCGATCCTGCACCGGCAGCACGCTCGAGCCTTCGTGGCGCTGAATATCGGAGGCGGGCCCGACTTCCCCTTCCTCGTAGACGGGCGTCACGCCGACCATGCCGCCGTGGTAGCTCGACGTCAGCAGCCAGCGGCGCGTCCGGTCGAGCTCCACGTGGCAGGTGGGGGCGGGCACCGTCCCCTCGATGTTGAGCAGCGACAGCCCGTGCGACTCGTCGATCGCGAACGCGGCGAGCGCGCCGCGCTTGCCGCCGTCCGGGCCGGGCAGCTCCGCGATCGCGTACAGCCTCCGGTCGACCGCGTCGACGGACAGGAACGTCGGATTTTGCAGGCCGGCGTAGCTGCCGAGCAGGCGTACTTCGCCGGTTTCGTTATCGAATTCGGCGGCATAGACGCCGGTTTCTTCCGCTTTCGCATATGAGCCTATAAAAAAGATTTCCTTCATGGGGAAGACACCTCGCTAAGTCGATTGAAACGATACTTTCCTATTATCGCCGAAATAGCGGAGGAAAGACAAATCGAATTGCAAGAAATAGGAGCCTAAGAACCGGGTAATATGCAAAGAAATCGCTCCTTCCCCGGAGAGACGGGGGAGGAGCTTTCTTGTATGATAGGGACGAGAACACACGAAGCAAAGGGGGACGAAGCATGCAGCCGTTCACGCGGCGCGCCGTCGCCGTCATTCGCTCCATTCCCGCCGGGAAGGTCATGACGTACGCACAAATCGCCGAGGCGGCGGGAAGCCGCAGAGGGGCGCGGCAGGTCGTCCGCATCCTCCATTCGTTAAGCGAATCCCAAAGACTGCCGTGGCATCG
This genomic window contains:
- a CDS encoding lactonase family protein, coding for MKEIFFIGSYAKAEETGVYAAEFDNETGEVRLLGSYAGLQNPTFLSVDAVDRRLYAIAELPGPDGGKRGALAAFAIDESHGLSLLNIEGTVPAPTCHVELDRTRRWLLTSSYHGGMVGVTPVYEEGEVGPASDIQRHEGSSVLPVQDRPRAHSATIDRNNRFAVVCDLGADRIVTYRLDDASGKLTYASSVAAAPGAGPRHFAFHPSRMLGYAINELNSTVAVYAYDEMSGELSEIQTVATLPDDFRGDNACADIHVSPDGKFLYGSNRGHDSIVVYRIDVDGRLSWVEHASVLGAHPRNFALTPDGSYVLAANRDTNDVVVFRRNAATGKLRPTGHRLNVSKPVCIKFL
- a CDS encoding phytanoyl-CoA dioxygenase family protein, with amino-acid sequence MDGRAVGLTEEQRKRFEEEGYLLAKGLFTKEELSDIERTFERIAERTVPGHFEPDFAADGTDPLKRYPRVMHPHRFDATAKRYMLHPPVMAALADLFGEEALAAQSMFYYKPPGSRGQALHQDNFYLKVEPGNCIAAWTAVDPADEENGGLLVVPKTQAHEIVCPERADARESFTTHFVKPPEGKKPVPIVMEAGDVLFFNGNLIHGSYRNKSKDRFRRSFICHYANASAARISSYYRPLYRADGTEVELETNPDGGPCGVEYAYYGAH